One genomic segment of Christensenellaceae bacterium 44-20 includes these proteins:
- the spoVG gene encoding septation regulator SpoVG: MNITDIRVKRISTPGKMRAVASITFDDMFVVHDIKIIEGQSGLFIAMPSKKMPNGEYKDIAHPLNSQAREKIQAEILTAYENLPEEMGSFE, encoded by the coding sequence ATGAACATCACGGATATTCGTGTGAAAAGAATCAGCACGCCGGGGAAAATGCGTGCCGTTGCATCCATCACCTTTGATGACATGTTTGTCGTGCATGACATCAAAATCATCGAAGGCCAAAGCGGGTTGTTCATTGCAATGCCCAGCAAAAAAATGCCCAATGGCGAATATAAGGATATCGCTCATCCGCTCAATTCGCAGGCCAGGGAAAAGATTCAGGCAGAGATTCTAACTGCTTATGAAAATCTCCCGGAAGAAATGGGCAGCTTTGAATAA
- a CDS encoding glycosyltransferase, translated as MTISLCMIVRNEEESLERCLESAKDVADEIIIVDTGSTDDTIDIAKRYTQKIYDFPWVDDFAAARNFAFSKATRQYCMWLDADDILETADREALLRLKALLPEEVDVVMMRYHTAFDEKGQPTFSYYRERIVRNTRQYRWEGRVHEAIVPVGNVVYSEIAVSHRKVKEADSGRNLRIYEMQKKAGEAFSPRDQFYYARELYYHENYDAAISALREFLEEGRGWLENKIEACRTMALCYKMKGEARKARTALLHSFEYDTPRAEVCCDLGELFLTEEKYEQAIFWYELALTKKRNDASGAFVSPDCYGYLPYIQLCVCYDRLGQKRKAREYNEKAGKFRPDSPAYQYNKAYYEKLFAEHKELSQ; from the coding sequence ATGACGATTAGCCTTTGTATGATTGTGCGAAATGAAGAGGAGAGCCTGGAGCGATGCCTGGAAAGCGCCAAAGACGTTGCAGATGAGATCATTATTGTGGATACGGGGAGCACAGATGATACCATAGATATCGCAAAGCGCTATACCCAGAAAATTTATGATTTTCCATGGGTGGATGATTTCGCTGCTGCGCGCAACTTTGCTTTTTCCAAGGCAACACGGCAGTATTGCATGTGGCTGGATGCGGATGACATCTTGGAAACTGCTGATCGAGAGGCGCTGCTGCGGCTCAAAGCTTTGCTGCCAGAGGAGGTGGACGTCGTCATGATGCGCTACCACACTGCCTTTGACGAGAAAGGCCAGCCGACTTTTTCCTACTATCGAGAGAGAATTGTGCGCAACACCCGGCAATATCGCTGGGAGGGCAGGGTACACGAGGCGATTGTGCCTGTGGGAAATGTCGTCTATTCTGAGATTGCCGTCTCGCATCGAAAGGTAAAAGAGGCGGATTCCGGACGCAACCTGCGCATCTATGAGATGCAGAAAAAAGCGGGGGAAGCTTTTTCGCCAAGAGATCAGTTCTACTATGCAAGAGAGCTCTACTATCACGAAAATTACGATGCGGCGATTTCCGCGTTGCGCGAGTTTTTGGAGGAAGGCCGCGGCTGGCTGGAAAACAAGATAGAGGCCTGCCGAACGATGGCCCTTTGCTACAAAATGAAGGGGGAGGCGAGGAAAGCCCGGACGGCGCTTCTGCACTCCTTTGAATACGATACACCGAGGGCGGAGGTGTGCTGTGATTTAGGGGAGCTGTTTTTGACAGAGGAAAAATATGAGCAGGCGATCTTCTGGTATGAGCTTGCGCTGACCAAAAAGAGAAACGATGCTTCCGGTGCTTTTGTTTCCCCTGACTGCTATGGCTACCTGCCCTATATTCAGCTGTGCGTCTGCTATGACCGCTTGGGGCAGAAAAGGAAGGCCAGGGAGTATAACGAAAAGGCAGGAAAATTTAGGCCGGATTCGCCGGCTTATCAATATAACAAGGCCTATTATGAAAAACTCTTTGCAGAACACAAAGAGCTATCACAGTAG
- a CDS encoding collagen-like protein, which yields MCPRCGRPINQCCCHRGATGPTGPTGPQGPMGIPGLPGPQGVPGPQGIPGATGATGATGPMGFPGIPGPTGPTGPAGGPTGPTGPTGPTGPSGPTGPKGETGPQGPTGAPGTNGAMGPTGPTGAPGTNGAMGPTGPTGPTGAAGTNGRMGPTGPTGATGATGATGAQGAAGPVGATGSTGATGAMGAPGNTGATGPMGHTGPAGATGMPGATGPQGPTGATGANGLNGAMGPTGPTGATGPQGVAGANGATGPTGATGAAGANGATGPTGATGAAGANGATGPTGATGAAGA from the coding sequence ATTTGCCCGAGATGCGGCAGACCCATCAATCAGTGCTGCTGCCATAGGGGCGCAACCGGCCCCACCGGCCCGACTGGCCCGCAGGGGCCGATGGGAATTCCCGGGCTTCCTGGCCCGCAGGGTGTGCCTGGCCCCCAGGGGATTCCGGGCGCGACGGGTGCGACTGGAGCAACCGGGCCAATGGGTTTCCCGGGCATTCCCGGGCCGACCGGCCCCACTGGCCCTGCAGGCGGCCCGACCGGACCCACCGGCCCGACGGGACCTACTGGCCCTTCCGGCCCGACGGGGCCCAAAGGAGAGACTGGACCGCAGGGCCCGACAGGTGCGCCGGGAACGAACGGCGCAATGGGCCCGACCGGCCCGACAGGTGCGCCGGGGACGAATGGTGCGATGGGCCCCACTGGTCCCACAGGCCCGACGGGTGCCGCGGGAACCAACGGTAGAATGGGACCGACTGGCCCGACAGGTGCAACGGGCGCGACTGGCGCAACTGGAGCACAAGGTGCGGCTGGCCCTGTAGGTGCAACTGGTTCTACCGGAGCGACCGGCGCCATGGGTGCACCGGGCAATACCGGCGCGACTGGCCCGATGGGTCACACAGGGCCTGCTGGAGCAACCGGTATGCCGGGGGCAACCGGGCCTCAGGGTCCCACGGGAGCAACTGGCGCGAATGGTCTAAACGGCGCGATGGGCCCGACCGGCCCCACAGGAGCAACGGGTCCGCAGGGCGTAGCAGGAGCTAACGGTGCAACAGGTCCGACAGGCGCAACCGGAGCAGCAGGAGCTAACGGCGCAACCGGCCCGACAGGCGCAACCGGAGCAGCAGGAGCTAACGGCGCAACCGGCCCGACAGGCGCAACCGGAGCAGCAGGAGCTAA
- a CDS encoding HD domain-containing protein has protein sequence MQSMPRQQAMQLLREYNKEPFHLLHALTVEGVMRYYARELGYAEQEDFWGIAGLLHDIDFEQFPEQHCQKAPELLRQGGASEELIHAVCSHGYGLVSEVKPEHEMEKVLFAADELTGLIGAAARMRPSGSVSDMELSSLKKKFKDKRFAAGCSRDVIRSGAEMLGWELDELLSRTILAMRSCEQSVAQQMQELG, from the coding sequence ATGCAAAGTATGCCAAGGCAGCAGGCCATGCAGCTGTTGAGAGAATATAATAAGGAGCCGTTCCATCTGCTGCATGCGCTGACGGTAGAGGGCGTGATGCGCTATTACGCCAGGGAGCTGGGCTATGCGGAGCAGGAGGATTTCTGGGGAATTGCCGGCCTGCTGCACGATATCGATTTTGAGCAGTTCCCGGAGCAGCATTGTCAGAAAGCTCCGGAGCTATTGCGGCAAGGGGGCGCCAGCGAGGAACTGATCCACGCAGTATGCAGCCATGGGTATGGGCTGGTCTCGGAGGTGAAGCCCGAGCACGAGATGGAAAAAGTGCTGTTCGCAGCGGATGAGCTTACGGGGCTGATTGGCGCGGCGGCGCGGATGCGGCCGTCCGGGAGCGTCTCAGATATGGAGCTTTCCAGCCTGAAAAAGAAGTTCAAGGATAAGCGCTTTGCCGCGGGATGCAGCAGGGATGTCATCCGAAGCGGCGCGGAGATGCTGGGCTGGGAGCTGGACGAGCTGCTTAGCCGCACGATTCTGGCCATGCGCTCCTGCGAGCAGAGTGTTGCGCAGCAGATGCAGGAGCTTGGCTGA
- a CDS encoding YARHG domain-containing protein produces the protein MHLGAFAEKGTETAQALPEDGLAQGEGGQEEKTALDAGAPARELTEEEKARLEEFIAQFERKVELILTQDWGSDGIKGAGVLSGTVAEESALWKGLDAQTGAWSGAAHLPRLTRYQIQSYTTQWDGDVLILQVQERLEGEDPAGQQVALQFEDTYMLERRQGGYCCFDSHCSELLAALDTYYAEASAGNLEFWIIAGSGRCYTREELERASEFELSVLRNGMYAVSGKIFTLNHQIEDYFSQFKWYLPDTEDDEIVRGRMNNCQIENIIRILEVEREKGYQKS, from the coding sequence ATGCATCTTGGGGCTTTTGCTGAAAAGGGGACAGAAACTGCCCAGGCTCTGCCAGAGGATGGGCTGGCGCAGGGCGAAGGCGGGCAGGAGGAGAAAACTGCCTTGGATGCCGGGGCGCCGGCCAGAGAGCTGACGGAGGAAGAAAAAGCACGGTTGGAGGAGTTCATCGCGCAGTTTGAGCGGAAAGTTGAGCTCATTCTAACCCAGGACTGGGGGAGCGATGGCATCAAAGGGGCGGGCGTGCTGAGCGGAACTGTCGCGGAAGAAAGTGCGCTTTGGAAAGGGCTGGATGCCCAGACCGGCGCCTGGAGCGGAGCCGCGCATTTGCCCCGGCTGACGCGCTATCAGATTCAAAGCTATACAACGCAGTGGGACGGCGATGTCCTGATTTTGCAGGTGCAGGAGCGGCTGGAAGGGGAAGACCCTGCCGGGCAGCAAGTTGCACTGCAATTTGAGGATACCTATATGCTGGAGCGCCGCCAGGGGGGCTACTGCTGCTTTGATTCCCACTGCAGTGAGCTGCTCGCCGCGCTGGATACCTATTATGCAGAGGCGTCTGCCGGAAATTTGGAGTTTTGGATTATTGCGGGATCCGGCCGCTGCTATACCAGGGAAGAGCTGGAGCGGGCCAGTGAATTTGAGCTCTCGGTGCTGCGCAATGGAATGTATGCGGTATCCGGCAAGATTTTTACGCTGAACCATCAGATTGAGGATTATTTCAGCCAATTCAAATGGTATCTTCCGGATACGGAGGATGACGAGATCGTCCGCGGCCGCATGAACAACTGCCAGATTGAAAATATCATCCGCATTTTGGAAGTGGAGCGGGAAAAGGGATACCAGAAATCGTAG
- a CDS encoding CapA family protein: MKARRVTAVLLILMLACALAGCAERTEQAAAPKPSQSVQPSAEPIPAFALEVLEMRQGDTVSLEDCFAENFSPDGALWYASSDEAVALVNEQREIVAVGVGECIVSLVHENASGELKIEVTGMPEAPGVHIDQAYLALEPGQEGQLSCHLSREIQGQAVWSSNDENVATVDSQGRVVAVGKGTARISAQAGEYQDSVAVWVTSSKPYAPLGEITAPRFQKKDGIWQNPDALDTGEASILLTGDLMCLSSQQYAAKSGKSYNYNSSFRLVRGIFEKGDFVVGNLETCLSYSSPYTAAEKTVQDNPHCNAQATFLDAVRYAGYDAVVTANNHAGDTGTMGLYETVQMLDTYLIAHTGTFTRAGEPRFLLADVNGIKVAVLSYTEILNTKYGELAIPDAQKSLLIRRYSEENVKADVAAAREAGAEFIIAYNHWGVENTHDYTEKQEQHAQQMADAGVDFIAGSHSHCLQGPKIITAADGRSVPCIFSMGNFVSGMGREINNDTVILKLDLARKEDEIELKNVGYIPCKVFVEYGDGHHVIVPTSAALNGGKTSSSLSAAHDRIAKVMKGEDVFTEIRELG, from the coding sequence ATGAAAGCAAGAAGAGTTACAGCAGTTTTGCTGATTTTGATGCTGGCCTGCGCTTTGGCCGGCTGTGCAGAGCGAACCGAGCAGGCCGCCGCGCCAAAGCCGAGCCAAAGCGTTCAGCCCAGCGCAGAGCCAATCCCGGCCTTTGCGCTGGAAGTATTGGAAATGCGGCAGGGCGATACCGTCTCCCTGGAGGACTGCTTTGCGGAAAATTTTTCGCCGGACGGGGCGCTTTGGTATGCCTCAAGCGATGAGGCGGTGGCGCTGGTCAACGAACAGCGGGAGATTGTGGCCGTCGGAGTGGGGGAGTGCATCGTCTCGCTTGTGCATGAAAACGCCTCGGGCGAGCTGAAAATCGAGGTAACAGGGATGCCGGAGGCGCCGGGCGTGCATATCGATCAGGCCTACCTTGCGCTGGAGCCGGGCCAGGAGGGGCAGCTGAGCTGCCATCTCTCCCGGGAAATCCAGGGGCAGGCAGTTTGGTCCAGCAACGACGAGAACGTCGCCACCGTGGATAGCCAAGGCAGGGTCGTGGCAGTGGGCAAGGGAACGGCGCGGATCAGTGCGCAGGCGGGAGAATACCAGGATTCCGTCGCCGTCTGGGTCACTTCCAGCAAGCCGTATGCGCCGCTCGGCGAGATTACTGCGCCCAGATTCCAGAAGAAGGACGGCATTTGGCAGAATCCGGATGCTTTGGATACGGGAGAGGCGAGCATTTTGCTGACGGGCGATCTCATGTGCCTTTCCTCGCAGCAGTATGCGGCCAAGTCCGGCAAAAGCTATAACTATAACAGCAGCTTCCGGCTGGTGCGCGGTATTTTCGAGAAAGGCGATTTTGTCGTCGGGAATCTGGAAACCTGCCTTTCCTACTCCAGCCCCTATACGGCGGCGGAGAAAACCGTCCAGGATAACCCGCACTGCAACGCCCAGGCGACGTTTTTGGATGCGGTCCGCTATGCGGGCTATGATGCCGTGGTTACGGCCAATAACCACGCCGGGGATACGGGAACCATGGGGCTTTATGAGACGGTGCAGATGCTGGATACCTACCTCATCGCCCATACCGGCACGTTTACCCGAGCCGGGGAGCCGAGGTTCCTGCTGGCAGACGTGAACGGCATCAAAGTCGCGGTGCTCTCCTATACCGAGATTCTCAATACCAAATACGGCGAGCTGGCCATTCCGGATGCGCAGAAATCGCTGCTCATCAGGCGGTATTCCGAGGAAAACGTCAAGGCGGATGTGGCGGCGGCGCGGGAAGCCGGGGCCGAGTTTATCATCGCCTATAACCACTGGGGCGTAGAGAATACGCACGACTATACGGAGAAGCAGGAGCAGCACGCCCAGCAGATGGCAGATGCCGGGGTGGATTTTATCGCCGGCTCGCATTCACATTGCCTGCAAGGCCCGAAGATCATCACCGCGGCAGACGGCAGAAGCGTCCCCTGTATCTTCTCCATGGGCAACTTTGTCTCGGGTATGGGAAGGGAGATCAACAACGATACCGTCATTTTAAAGCTGGATCTGGCTCGGAAAGAGGATGAAATTGAGCTGAAAAATGTGGGATATATTCCGTGCAAAGTGTTTGTGGAATATGGGGATGGGCATCATGTGATCGTGCCGACCAGCGCCGCGCTCAACGGCGGCAAAACATCTTCTTCGCTTTCGGCGGCGCACGATCGAATCGCCAAAGTCATGAAGGGCGAGGATGTTTTTACGGAAATCCGGGAGCTTGGCTGA
- a CDS encoding HD domain-containing protein produces the protein MFREFFDCIRDLYYTDAVQSMQHTTQHVPTVNCLEHCLFVSYVSFRMAKKRGLNYRAAARGALLHDMFLYDQHDKRNYVGRHAAYHPLAALRNATARFSLSEVEKDCIASHMWPSAGQKPRFAESKIVNLADKICATAEVLHIYHLLRIRRQLLSALLQPQRA, from the coding sequence ATGTTTCGAGAATTTTTTGATTGCATCCGCGATCTTTATTATACCGATGCTGTTCAATCCATGCAACACACGACCCAGCATGTGCCCACGGTCAACTGCCTGGAGCACTGCCTGTTCGTCTCGTATGTGAGCTTCCGCATGGCAAAAAAGCGCGGGTTAAACTACCGTGCCGCGGCGCGGGGCGCACTTTTGCACGATATGTTCCTCTACGACCAACACGATAAGCGCAACTATGTGGGCCGGCACGCGGCCTATCACCCCCTGGCCGCCCTCCGCAATGCGACGGCGCGTTTTTCCCTCTCGGAAGTGGAAAAAGACTGCATCGCCAGCCATATGTGGCCGTCGGCCGGGCAGAAACCGCGTTTTGCGGAATCCAAAATCGTGAACCTGGCAGATAAAATCTGCGCGACGGCAGAAGTTCTGCATATCTACCATCTGCTGCGCATCCGCCGCCAGCTTCTGTCGGCTTTGCTGCAGCCGCAGCGCGCATAG
- a CDS encoding alpha/beta hydrolase has protein sequence MGETMMDALTWVLFLLGAFALLILLISYALYRYALVRPRPRRKQKPPAKKWLPHMPRIHEGEAFLDALPSEEVQIFSQDGTPLHAVFYPSRHPENGKVLLAIHGHKTDGKTNFSVFAKFFYQMGYALLLPDNRAHGKSGGKFIGFGWLDHKDCLLWMQYLRQRLGEACKILLHGVSMGAATVLMAAGERPRGLKGVIADCGFRSALEEFRHVLREYYHLPAFPFLPVASAICKLRAGYTFAQCSAGEQLKKAEVPILFIHGQQDRFVPTRMSEEMYRAYAGPKQIFLAPTADHATSYFLHQQEYEAVVRGFLARFLPEMQG, from the coding sequence ATGGGAGAGACGATGATGGATGCACTTACCTGGGTTTTATTTTTGCTGGGCGCTTTTGCCCTTCTGATACTGCTGATCTCATATGCGCTCTATCGCTATGCACTGGTGCGGCCCAGGCCGCGCAGAAAGCAAAAGCCGCCCGCGAAAAAATGGCTGCCGCATATGCCGCGCATCCATGAGGGGGAGGCTTTTTTGGATGCACTGCCAAGCGAGGAGGTGCAGATTTTTTCGCAGGACGGCACGCCGCTGCACGCGGTGTTCTACCCTTCCCGGCATCCGGAGAACGGCAAAGTGCTCCTTGCCATTCATGGGCATAAGACAGACGGGAAGACCAATTTCAGCGTATTTGCAAAATTTTTCTATCAGATGGGCTATGCGCTGCTCCTCCCGGATAACCGGGCGCATGGAAAGAGCGGCGGCAAGTTCATCGGATTCGGATGGCTGGATCACAAAGACTGCCTGCTTTGGATGCAGTATTTGCGCCAGCGCCTAGGCGAGGCGTGCAAAATCCTGCTGCACGGCGTCTCCATGGGGGCGGCAACCGTGCTCATGGCGGCGGGCGAGCGGCCGAGGGGCCTTAAAGGGGTGATCGCAGACTGCGGCTTTCGCTCTGCTCTGGAAGAATTCCGGCATGTTTTGCGCGAATACTACCACCTGCCCGCATTTCCGTTTTTGCCGGTTGCCAGCGCCATTTGCAAGCTCCGAGCGGGCTATACGTTCGCCCAGTGCTCGGCCGGCGAGCAGCTGAAAAAGGCGGAAGTTCCCATCCTGTTCATCCATGGGCAGCAGGATCGGTTTGTTCCCACCAGAATGTCGGAAGAGATGTACCGCGCCTATGCCGGGCCAAAGCAGATTTTCCTGGCGCCGACGGCCGATCACGCGACCTCCTATTTCCTGCATCAGCAGGAATACGAGGCGGTGGTGCGCGGCTTTTTGGCGCGCTTTCTGCCCGAAATGCAGGGCTAG
- a CDS encoding peptidoglycan-binding protein, whose translation MATFTIPEYITVHLGPPNSNAQNITIPFRDYIKNVASSEIYPTWPESALRANILAQTTYALNRIYTEWYRSQGYDFDITNSTAYDQAFVPNRDIFGNISQIVDEIFNDYVVRQGSVAPYFTQYCSGALRQCEGLSQWGTVDLAEQGYVPYEILQYYYGDDINIVFGAPSAPNIRSYPGIPLKLGSAGEDVRTIQRQLNRIGDNYPAIPKIEVVSGVFTPETEAAVRKFQQIFNLTVDGIVGPATWYKIKYLYVTVKQLSELETEGVALSEVSRIYPGQLALGDVSNYVRVLRYYLGVIGYFDPEIPVITLGDTFDEQTAEVVRAFQEQNGLPVTGEVDRDTWNAILLAYADIRSSLPEAFSYSDFIYPGRLLSPGIADWDVRVLQQMLSVITESNPNLPRVTVTGTYDQATEDAIRQIQEQYGIPVTGQTGSITWNAVVDEYLRVTG comes from the coding sequence ATGGCAACTTTCACCATACCAGAATATATTACCGTGCATCTGGGGCCGCCAAACTCCAATGCGCAGAATATTACCATCCCCTTCCGGGATTATATCAAAAACGTGGCTTCCAGCGAAATTTACCCAACCTGGCCGGAATCCGCGCTGCGCGCCAACATTCTGGCACAGACTACATACGCGCTCAACCGCATCTATACCGAATGGTACCGAAGCCAGGGCTATGATTTTGATATTACCAACTCCACTGCCTATGACCAGGCGTTCGTTCCCAACCGCGATATTTTCGGCAACATCTCGCAGATCGTGGATGAGATTTTCAATGACTACGTCGTCCGCCAGGGCAGCGTCGCCCCGTATTTCACGCAGTATTGCAGCGGCGCACTGCGGCAATGCGAAGGGCTTTCCCAATGGGGCACGGTAGATCTCGCCGAGCAGGGATATGTCCCCTATGAAATTTTGCAGTATTATTACGGAGACGATATCAACATCGTGTTTGGAGCGCCTTCCGCGCCCAACATCCGTTCCTACCCCGGCATCCCCCTGAAACTCGGCAGCGCCGGAGAAGACGTTAGAACCATTCAGCGCCAGCTCAACCGCATCGGGGATAACTACCCTGCCATTCCCAAAATCGAAGTCGTTTCCGGCGTTTTTACGCCCGAAACCGAGGCCGCCGTGCGCAAGTTCCAGCAGATTTTCAACCTGACCGTGGACGGCATCGTGGGCCCGGCGACCTGGTATAAGATCAAGTATCTGTACGTTACGGTCAAGCAGCTCTCCGAGCTGGAAACCGAAGGCGTCGCCCTCTCGGAAGTCAGCCGGATCTATCCGGGCCAGCTGGCGCTGGGAGACGTCAGCAACTACGTCCGTGTACTGCGCTACTATCTGGGCGTCATCGGCTATTTTGACCCGGAGATCCCGGTGATCACTCTGGGCGATACTTTCGATGAGCAGACGGCCGAGGTCGTCCGGGCGTTTCAGGAGCAAAATGGCTTGCCTGTTACGGGGGAAGTGGACCGCGATACCTGGAACGCCATTCTGCTGGCCTATGCCGATATCCGCTCTTCCCTGCCCGAAGCCTTTTCCTATTCGGATTTCATCTACCCCGGCCGGCTGCTCAGCCCAGGCATTGCGGATTGGGATGTGCGCGTCTTGCAGCAGATGCTGTCTGTCATCACAGAGTCCAACCCGAACCTGCCGCGGGTTACCGTTACCGGGACATACGACCAGGCGACGGAAGATGCCATCCGCCAGATTCAGGAGCAGTATGGCATCCCCGTTACCGGCCAAACCGGCTCGATCACCTGGAACGCCGTCGTGGATGAGTATCTGCGCGTAACGGGCTAG
- a CDS encoding deoxyuridine 5'-triphosphate nucleotidohydrolase, translating to MQRIARFELVSKQQFLEDFERLLGGGEARALAAYEQLRLPQRATAGSAGYDFFSPIDFSLAPGEQIHLPTGIRARMQGGWVLQCFPRSGLGFKFRMQLNNTVGIIDSDYYGSQNEGHIQCKLTNDSREGKTLHIAAGQGMMQGIFLPFGITEDDAACAPRDGGFGSTTK from the coding sequence ATGCAGAGGATTGCCCGGTTTGAATTAGTTTCCAAACAGCAGTTTTTAGAGGATTTTGAGCGGCTCCTGGGGGGCGGCGAGGCCAGGGCGCTGGCGGCGTATGAGCAGCTGCGCCTGCCCCAGCGGGCAACGGCGGGCTCTGCCGGATACGATTTCTTTTCCCCCATCGATTTCTCCCTGGCGCCGGGAGAGCAAATCCATTTGCCCACGGGAATCCGCGCCCGCATGCAGGGAGGATGGGTTTTGCAGTGTTTTCCGCGCAGCGGGCTGGGGTTCAAATTCCGCATGCAGCTCAATAACACCGTAGGCATCATCGACAGCGACTACTACGGCTCTCAAAATGAAGGGCATATTCAATGCAAGCTGACCAACGATTCCCGGGAGGGCAAGACGCTGCATATCGCCGCCGGGCAGGGCATGATGCAGGGCATCTTTCTTCCCTTTGGCATCACGGAAGACGACGCGGCCTGCGCCCCGAGGGACGGCGGGTTTGGCAGCACGACAAAATAG
- a CDS encoding metalloregulator ArsR/SmtB family transcription factor, with protein MKQDLEPVEQCEFFHAHEEIVKKVMQAMPGEEELYDLAELFKIFGDSTRIRILYVLFESEMCVCDIAQLLNLSQSAVSHQLRLLKQSRLVKNRRDGKTVFYSLADDHVRTIIDQGKEHIEE; from the coding sequence ATGAAGCAGGATCTTGAGCCGGTTGAGCAATGCGAGTTTTTCCATGCGCATGAGGAGATTGTGAAAAAGGTGATGCAGGCGATGCCCGGAGAAGAGGAGCTATATGATCTCGCGGAGCTGTTCAAAATTTTCGGCGATTCCACGCGCATCCGGATTCTATACGTCCTGTTCGAAAGCGAGATGTGCGTCTGCGATATTGCGCAGCTGCTGAATCTCTCGCAGAGCGCAGTCTCGCATCAGCTGCGCCTGCTAAAGCAGAGCCGGCTGGTCAAGAACCGCCGGGATGGCAAAACGGTATTTTATTCTCTGGCCGACGATCACGTCCGCACGATCATCGATCAGGGCAAGGAACATATTGAAGAATAG
- a CDS encoding cation transporter — translation MKKVYRLEELDCANCAAKMERAINELPGVEKATVNFMAQKLVLTAEESRYQEILQKVEEAIRRVEPDCRIVK, via the coding sequence ATGAAAAAGGTCTATCGTTTAGAGGAACTGGATTGCGCGAACTGCGCGGCAAAGATGGAGCGCGCCATCAACGAGCTGCCGGGTGTGGAAAAGGCGACGGTGAATTTCATGGCGCAGAAGCTGGTTTTGACCGCAGAGGAGAGCAGATATCAGGAAATTTTGCAGAAAGTGGAAGAAGCGATTCGGCGCGTTGAGCCGGATTGCAGAATCGTAAAATAA